One segment of Bradyrhizobium sp. CB2312 DNA contains the following:
- a CDS encoding curlin, which produces MNKHLLVVATAILLSCFAANGPARAQSADIKTIVSVNGPPVVLNQSSSTNLAGVFMIGGNTSATVTQNGSNNAVGILQFGGVTSASVGQTGMSNFAFVGQTGQSATSVVSQLGAMNSGAIAQFGMINSSTVVQHSP; this is translated from the coding sequence ATGAATAAGCATCTTCTGGTCGTTGCGACGGCGATCCTCCTCTCCTGCTTTGCCGCGAACGGCCCTGCGCGGGCGCAAAGCGCTGACATCAAGACGATCGTCTCGGTCAACGGGCCGCCGGTCGTCTTGAACCAGAGCAGTTCGACCAACCTGGCCGGCGTGTTCATGATCGGCGGTAACACCAGCGCGACTGTCACCCAGAACGGCTCGAATAATGCTGTCGGCATCCTGCAATTCGGTGGGGTGACGTCGGCTTCGGTCGGGCAGACCGGCATGTCCAATTTCGCGTTCGTCGGCCAGACCGGTCAGTCGGCGACGAGCGTCGTGTCGCAGCTCGGTGCCATGAATAGCGGTGCCATCGCCCAGTTTGGCATGATCAACTCGTCCACGGTTGTTCAACATAGCCCGTAG
- a CDS encoding curlin — MRTKFFVTTVVMLSALSAVDAQAANSISVLQFGATNLSSTVQTGPVNNTATTLQFGATNTASSLQLGSLASANSATIGQGGTTPTATNNAAVGQVGGANTSLIGQIGLNNAAGVSQLGILNGSTILQQAP; from the coding sequence ATGCGCACGAAATTTTTCGTTACGACGGTCGTCATGCTGAGCGCGCTGAGTGCTGTCGATGCCCAAGCCGCTAACTCGATTAGCGTGTTGCAGTTCGGCGCGACAAATCTCTCGTCCACAGTGCAGACCGGCCCGGTGAACAACACCGCGACGACGCTGCAATTCGGCGCGACCAACACCGCATCGAGCTTGCAGTTGGGATCGCTGGCTTCGGCCAATTCGGCGACGATAGGACAGGGCGGCACGACCCCCACCGCGACGAATAACGCCGCGGTCGGTCAGGTCGGCGGCGCCAACACGAGCTTGATCGGCCAGATTGGCCTGAACAACGCTGCCGGGGTGTCCCAGCTTGGCATTCTGAACGGCTCCACGATTTTGCAGCAGGCTCCCTAA